The following are from one region of the Ignavibacteriota bacterium genome:
- a CDS encoding T9SS type A sorting domain-containing protein, translating into MRISLLAGIILSTSIFNFAQSPEWINFFHAPGNIPETIENVIFDESGNIYMSGYGYFVSGGQGNDFLTIKINSSGTELWQNVFNGAQNSTERPYGMFVDDDGNVYVTGTSRWNSNAYKIVTLKYSAGGSLLWRCVFDSLGQSDGEAHDVYVDNVGNVFVTGRSSPANNSYYKLITIKLDANGNELDWDYFEQVMNTGADGTNIILDNDGNIYSAGYCYGGPNYGMEVVLIRYNSNLDTLWTSHINGSNNSFNEFAVDIAVDDTGNVYLLCWLQNSPGSSDFAVLKINTNGDVVWREEFDEAGNQDIPEAMTMDSDGNIYVTGRVRRTGGGGYNDFAVIKYDNAGIQQWVSYYNGPNNLDDDPIDIALDQNGNIYVCGESNSDGSHFKFIVVKFNPDGSSGWDYIYDENVSSRAFGVWADNSGNIYAAGDGEGSNGSQDFMAVKLSQTSGVNDNNAIPNQFELYQNYPNPFNPNTVIKYQLPETGFVTLKVFDVLGNEVATLVNEEKTAGKYEVEFSVGHPAVRDSPDIASGIYFYQIKVENKFIETKKLVLLK; encoded by the coding sequence ATGCGGATAAGTTTATTAGCTGGTATTATTCTTTCAACTTCTATTTTTAACTTCGCTCAATCACCTGAATGGATAAATTTTTTCCATGCACCCGGTAACATTCCTGAAACAATTGAGAATGTAATCTTCGATGAATCAGGAAATATTTATATGAGTGGCTATGGTTATTTCGTATCTGGTGGACAGGGAAATGATTTTTTAACAATCAAAATTAATTCTTCCGGAACTGAATTATGGCAAAATGTTTTTAACGGGGCTCAAAATTCTACTGAACGACCTTATGGAATGTTCGTCGATGATGATGGAAATGTTTATGTCACCGGAACAAGCAGATGGAATTCTAATGCATATAAAATCGTCACACTAAAATATTCAGCAGGTGGCAGTTTGCTGTGGAGATGTGTTTTTGATTCACTTGGTCAATCAGATGGAGAAGCTCATGATGTTTACGTTGATAATGTTGGTAATGTGTTTGTAACGGGAAGAAGTTCACCAGCGAATAATAGTTATTATAAATTGATAACCATAAAACTGGATGCGAATGGAAACGAACTTGACTGGGATTATTTCGAACAAGTCATGAACACAGGTGCTGATGGTACAAATATCATACTGGATAATGACGGTAATATTTATTCCGCTGGATATTGTTACGGTGGACCAAATTACGGGATGGAAGTTGTGCTTATTAGATACAACAGCAACCTTGATACACTCTGGACTTCTCACATAAATGGATCGAATAATTCATTCAACGAATTTGCAGTTGATATTGCAGTTGATGATACCGGGAATGTTTACTTATTATGCTGGTTGCAAAATTCACCCGGCTCTTCTGATTTTGCAGTATTAAAAATCAACACAAATGGTGATGTAGTTTGGCGAGAAGAATTTGATGAAGCTGGTAATCAGGATATTCCCGAAGCAATGACTATGGATAGTGATGGCAACATTTATGTTACAGGAAGAGTGAGAAGAACCGGTGGAGGGGGATATAACGATTTTGCAGTTATCAAATATGATAATGCAGGAATACAACAATGGGTTTCATATTACAACGGTCCAAATAATTTAGATGATGATCCCATAGACATTGCATTAGATCAAAACGGAAATATTTATGTATGTGGTGAATCAAATTCCGATGGAAGTCATTTTAAATTTATTGTCGTTAAATTTAATCCTGACGGATCATCTGGTTGGGATTATATTTATGATGAAAATGTTTCGTCAAGGGCATTTGGTGTTTGGGCAGATAATTCGGGAAATATTTATGCTGCGGGAGATGGTGAAGGATCAAATGGTAGCCAGGATTTTATGGCTGTTAAATTATCTCAAACTTCTGGTGTTAATGATAACAACGCTATTCCAAATCAGTTTGAATTATATCAAAACTATCCAAATCCGTTTAATCCAAATACAGTAATTAAATATCAGTTGCCAGAAACCGGTTTTGTAACATTAAAAGTTTTTGATGTGTTGGGAAATGAAGTTGCAACATTGGTTAATGAAGAAAAAACTGCGGGAAAGTATGAAGTTGAATTTTCGGTAGGTCATCCCGCTGTGCGGGACAGTCCTGACATAGCAAGCGGAATTTATTTTTATCAGATAAAAGTTGAAAATAAATTTATTGAAACTAAAAAACTCGTTTTATTGAAATAG
- a CDS encoding DUF1565 domain-containing protein, which translates to MISNINRAFVTLTFLSIILLSGCEDDSILNSSNSNLLDKIFVDINSKTFEFGTEDYPFRDIDKALSVAVEGSVIKIAKGTYAFSDGKLILKPGVSLEGEDPFNTIIKGDLIDENNSSLPLYINNITFDNLKFDRPLYSSNKFNEFIISNCKCNSINVRFDSNDPATLYSFSITNNDVAEKIYLHHGDGLWNNLNYIKKNRVAGGIYLENGKKSIVYVDSNYVEGVIKNTSGVETESYLRFNNVHGRIIDSLEYWTDWASNIIYKNKIFYEQYFPETTLSAIQHYGASVGILDNQIDVIYGSAINVVVESYAGLERNSIHIERSYPNADSSKVYYGMKIISNKCEIRQNFIRGGDFGIYLNSESSFVDRNQINSECGMYTNSNGDFFENIIFASKEEALVVDGAAGRFSNNSFTGHRSSIKIINAKNLVTNNVIDFGGGSFNSYGNNIFICELGFNVVVESCSSTVSTIFAKYNKWNHNTESDINEFDIYDGNDQPGLSIVNFMPFIE; encoded by the coding sequence ATGATATCAAATATTAACAGAGCATTTGTTACACTAACATTCCTTTCTATAATTCTTTTATCTGGATGTGAAGATGATTCAATCTTAAATAGCTCTAATAGTAATTTGTTAGATAAAATATTTGTCGATATTAATTCAAAAACCTTTGAGTTCGGGACAGAAGATTATCCATTCAGGGATATCGATAAGGCACTATCGGTTGCAGTTGAGGGAAGTGTTATTAAAATTGCAAAAGGCACGTACGCATTTTCAGATGGTAAATTGATACTTAAACCAGGTGTTTCCCTTGAAGGAGAAGATCCCTTCAATACTATTATTAAGGGAGATTTGATTGACGAAAATAATTCTTCTCTACCTTTGTATATAAATAATATAACTTTTGATAATCTAAAATTTGATCGTCCGCTTTACTCATCCAACAAATTCAATGAATTTATTATCAGTAATTGTAAATGTAATTCGATAAATGTAAGATTTGATAGTAATGATCCAGCAACTCTTTACTCATTCAGTATAACAAATAATGATGTTGCAGAAAAAATATATCTGCACCATGGCGATGGTTTATGGAACAACTTAAATTATATTAAGAAAAATCGCGTAGCAGGCGGTATATATTTAGAGAACGGAAAAAAATCTATCGTATATGTTGATTCTAATTATGTTGAAGGTGTAATTAAAAATACAAGTGGTGTTGAAACGGAATCCTATTTGCGATTCAATAATGTTCATGGTAGAATAATAGATAGCCTTGAATATTGGACTGATTGGGCTTCAAATATTATTTATAAAAATAAAATATTTTACGAACAATATTTTCCAGAAACCACTCTTTCAGCTATTCAACATTATGGCGCATCAGTAGGAATATTGGATAATCAAATAGATGTAATTTATGGAAGCGCAATAAATGTAGTAGTTGAATCATATGCAGGCTTGGAAAGAAATTCAATTCATATTGAACGGTCTTATCCCAATGCGGATTCCTCAAAAGTTTATTATGGCATGAAAATTATTTCAAACAAATGTGAAATACGGCAGAATTTTATACGGGGCGGTGATTTTGGAATTTACCTCAACTCAGAATCAAGTTTTGTTGATCGTAACCAGATCAACTCTGAATGTGGCATGTATACAAACAGCAATGGCGATTTTTTTGAGAATATTATATTTGCAAGTAAAGAAGAAGCTTTAGTTGTTGATGGAGCAGCAGGAAGGTTTAGTAATAATTCTTTTACAGGACATAGGTCTTCGATAAAAATCATTAATGCAAAAAATCTGGTGACAAATAATGTTATTGATTTTGGAGGCGGATCATTCAACAGCTATGGGAACAATATATTTATTTGTGAACTTGGATTTAATGTAGTTGTGGAATCTTGTTCTTCCACTGTGTCAACAATTTTTGCAAAGTATAATAAATGGAATCACAACACGGAATCGGATATAAATGAATTTGATATTTATGATGGAAATGATCAACCCGGGCTTAGCATAGTAAACTTTATGCCGTTTATCGAATAG
- a CDS encoding T9SS type A sorting domain-containing protein, translating into MKSYYRIILISYFITLSVVTKNTFAQTGWEVCSQGKTNNQNYSPNYSMITPHNPFNVVHYKLYFDLYNNFLTPFPRSFNASEVVTFRVDTALSSIHLDAVNTSLTIDSVGLSAISFTHTNNNINIQLDNMYQPDDTVSVKIFYRHLNVSDQAFYVGNGFVFTTNAPEGARKWFPCVDHPSDKATFELIAKFPSTVKFGSNGRLADSVQIADTIYHHWISRDPIATYLMTLSGKVNYNLDILYWQNPFSPGDSIPVRFYWNTGENISNLNNIKTQIMPMMTHYSNLFGEYPFEKNGFATLNNLFPWGGMEDQSLIHLCPNCWDEALVAHEFGHQWFGDLISPATWSDVWLNEGFATYCEALWLEYTNGYSAYKQEINIHAQNYFGGNPGWPIYNPSWSVVTPGINTLYNFAITYVKGSCVLHMLRYVVGDSLFFEILHSYASDPIYKYDIVNTSILNDKVNSVTGEDYDWFFDQWVYSPNHPVYQNTYSFSGSNMDWDVALTINQTQQNTVFFEMPVEIKIKFFDLTDTTFIAMNDTNNRLFSFHFNKQPTELVFDPNNEIVLKISNTVLVSANEDENIPSEFILEQNYPNPFNPNTIIRYQLPETGFVTLKVFDVLGNEVAALVNEEKTAGSYEIEFNSHSDESQNLPAGRQGLSSGIYFYQLKVENKFIETKKLVLMK; encoded by the coding sequence ATGAAATCATATTACCGGATAATATTAATTTCATACTTTATTACATTATCGGTTGTTACTAAAAATACGTTCGCACAAACCGGATGGGAAGTTTGTTCTCAGGGAAAAACAAATAATCAAAATTATTCCCCAAATTATTCAATGATCACTCCGCATAATCCATTTAATGTAGTTCATTACAAACTTTATTTTGATCTCTACAATAATTTCCTTACTCCATTTCCAAGATCATTTAATGCTTCCGAAGTAGTAACATTCAGAGTTGATACGGCACTCAGTTCAATTCATCTTGATGCAGTTAATACTTCGCTGACAATTGATTCAGTAGGATTATCTGCAATCTCCTTTACGCATACCAATAACAATATTAATATTCAACTCGATAATATGTATCAGCCAGATGATACGGTTAGTGTTAAAATATTTTATCGGCATTTGAATGTTTCGGATCAGGCATTTTATGTTGGTAATGGATTTGTGTTCACAACAAATGCACCCGAAGGTGCAAGAAAATGGTTTCCGTGTGTTGACCATCCTTCCGATAAAGCAACCTTCGAACTGATAGCAAAGTTTCCGTCAACTGTGAAGTTTGGTTCAAACGGCAGACTCGCCGACTCTGTTCAAATCGCTGATACAATTTATCATCACTGGATAAGCCGGGATCCTATTGCAACCTATCTTATGACACTTTCAGGAAAAGTAAATTATAATCTTGATATTCTTTACTGGCAAAATCCATTTTCACCGGGCGATTCTATTCCTGTTAGATTTTACTGGAATACTGGTGAAAACATTTCTAACCTGAACAATATCAAAACACAAATTATGCCGATGATGACTCATTATTCAAATCTGTTCGGAGAATATCCTTTCGAGAAAAATGGGTTCGCGACTTTAAACAATTTGTTCCCGTGGGGTGGAATGGAAGACCAGTCATTGATTCATCTTTGTCCAAACTGCTGGGATGAAGCTCTTGTTGCACACGAATTCGGACATCAATGGTTCGGAGATCTTATTTCGCCAGCAACCTGGTCGGATGTTTGGCTTAACGAAGGATTCGCAACTTACTGCGAAGCATTATGGCTTGAATATACAAATGGCTATTCAGCATATAAACAGGAAATAAATATTCATGCACAAAATTATTTTGGTGGAAATCCAGGCTGGCCAATTTATAATCCTTCCTGGTCAGTGGTAACTCCCGGAATAAATACTCTTTATAATTTTGCAATAACTTATGTGAAAGGTTCATGTGTGCTGCATATGTTGAGATATGTGGTTGGCGATTCACTTTTCTTTGAAATATTACATTCGTATGCGTCCGATCCAATTTATAAATATGATATTGTAAACACCTCGATCTTAAATGATAAAGTTAATAGCGTTACCGGTGAAGATTATGATTGGTTTTTTGATCAGTGGGTTTATAGTCCAAATCATCCTGTATATCAAAACACATATTCTTTCTCCGGATCAAATATGGATTGGGATGTTGCGTTAACAATTAATCAAACTCAGCAGAATACTGTTTTCTTTGAAATGCCCGTTGAGATCAAAATAAAATTTTTCGATTTAACTGATACAACATTTATAGCTATGAATGATACAAATAATCGATTATTCAGTTTTCATTTTAACAAACAACCCACTGAATTAGTATTCGATCCAAACAACGAAATAGTTCTTAAAATATCGAACACAGTTTTGGTTTCAGCCAATGAAGATGAAAATATCCCATCAGAATTTATTTTAGAACAAAACTATCCTAATCCATTTAATCCAAATACAATAATCAGATATCAATTGCCGGAAACCGGTTTTGTAACATTAAAAGTTTTTGATGTGTTGGGAAATGAAGTTGCAGCATTGGTGAATGAAGAAAAAACTGCAGGAAGTTATGAGATTGAATTCAACAGTCATTCTGACGAAAGTCAGAACCTGCCTGCCGGTAGGCAAGGTCTCTCGAGTGGAATTTATTTTTATCAGTTAAAAGTTGAAAATAAATTTATCGAAACTAAAAAACTTGTGCTGATGAAATAG
- a CDS encoding esterase family protein, whose product MSREIHRWYSPNLNKEMEIVVYGHYGFALLMFPTAAADFLEYERFKLIDSIGWFLGEGKVKAYSINSINNESWLNSNMHPAHKALRHQQYNKYIVEEVVPFIHNHSKGLVPIITTGASLGALHAANNFFRRPDIFSGTIAMSGSYDLKTYSKGFFDDNVYFNSPVDYLPHWNDNYMLEKMRKGQIIIASGQGDYEDPNASRKLSEILHSKGVNHWLDLWGYDIKHDWPTWRQMLPFFLSKFN is encoded by the coding sequence ATGAGCAGAGAAATACACCGCTGGTACAGCCCGAATCTGAATAAAGAAATGGAAATAGTTGTTTACGGACATTATGGTTTTGCACTATTGATGTTTCCTACAGCAGCAGCAGATTTTTTAGAATATGAAAGATTTAAATTAATTGATTCTATCGGCTGGTTTCTCGGTGAAGGAAAAGTAAAAGCTTATTCAATAAATAGCATTAACAACGAAAGCTGGCTCAACAGCAATATGCATCCGGCTCACAAAGCTCTGCGCCATCAGCAATACAACAAATATATTGTCGAAGAAGTTGTTCCTTTCATTCACAATCATTCTAAAGGATTAGTCCCGATAATTACAACGGGCGCATCGCTTGGTGCATTGCATGCTGCAAATAATTTTTTCCGTCGTCCTGATATTTTTTCCGGAACAATTGCAATGAGTGGAAGTTATGACCTGAAAACTTACAGTAAAGGATTTTTTGATGACAATGTTTATTTCAATTCGCCAGTTGATTACTTACCACATTGGAATGATAATTATATGCTTGAAAAAATGAGGAAAGGACAAATTATAATAGCCTCCGGTCAGGGCGATTATGAAGATCCAAATGCATCAAGAAAATTATCAGAAATTTTACATTCAAAAGGAGTTAACCATTGGCTTGACCTGTGGGGATATGATATAAAACACGATTGGCCAACCTGGAGACAAATGCTTCCTTTCTTTTTAAGCAAGTTTAATTGA
- a CDS encoding isoprenylcysteine carboxylmethyltransferase family protein: MMLANKISFAITIIMWIVFAIAFLLLKRRQKQNEQKKNKLAMIGMMLEGVGFAFVFTVRREPFTNIFQMNSSIQILLTIFSGILAIASVWLGLSAVKTLGKQWNIKAQIIEGHELITTGPYKIVRHPIYSALFGLLIVTGYSITQLWAFIIAIVFYFIGTIFRTRVEEQLLIQHFGDQYEKYKKKVPAIIPFIF, encoded by the coding sequence ATGATGCTCGCAAATAAAATTTCTTTTGCAATTACTATTATTATGTGGATTGTTTTTGCGATTGCATTTCTTTTACTCAAAAGACGTCAAAAGCAAAATGAACAGAAGAAGAACAAACTTGCAATGATTGGAATGATGCTGGAAGGAGTTGGTTTTGCATTTGTATTTACAGTCAGAAGGGAACCCTTCACCAATATTTTTCAAATGAACTCTTCTATACAAATCTTGTTGACAATTTTTTCAGGAATTCTTGCAATTGCATCAGTGTGGTTGGGATTATCGGCTGTAAAAACACTTGGTAAACAATGGAATATTAAAGCACAGATAATTGAAGGTCACGAATTGATAACAACCGGTCCATATAAAATTGTTCGTCATCCAATTTATTCAGCACTGTTCGGTTTGCTGATAGTTACTGGTTACTCAATTACTCAGCTTTGGGCATTTATTATTGCAATCGTTTTTTATTTTATCGGTACAATTTTCAGAACAAGAGTTGAAGAACAATTGCTTATTCAACACTTCGGTGATCAATATGAAAAATACAAAAAGAAAGTTCCGGCAATAATCCCATTCATATTTTAA
- a CDS encoding amino acid permease yields the protein MHAQKPATQLKKSLSLIAAVMAVAGSMIGSGIFRKPSTMAEQLMSPELLIIVWIAAGLITFIGALSNAEVAGMIEATGGQYVYFRKMYGEFTSFIYGWSVLSVIQTGSQAAIAYVFGEYLCYFIKFPPLPESISSFTLFMPLVGNIHPFAEWGPKLLAILCILFLSGINYIGVYFGGLVQTIVTFVKIGVMIFLSLALFIFGDGSLSNLSSGFSISPETSANLVALIGLSLSGAFWAYDGWNNVTFISGEVKNPQRNIPLSLLYGTLIVIIVYVLINLAYLYVMPIEEIANSPLVAAAAAEKIFGKNGGAIISIAVIISTFGAANGSLMASARVPFAMAREKMFFNYLGKVHPRFATPHTSLVVQGIVSSLLVLSGSFDTITDYVIFATWFFYMLTAFGVIVLRKKMPDVPRPYKVIGYPYTIWFFVIFSFVFLVNSIISDSENAAMGMLLIMTGLPLYFFWKYFRKN from the coding sequence ATGCACGCGCAAAAGCCAGCAACTCAGTTAAAGAAAAGTTTATCACTGATTGCTGCTGTTATGGCTGTAGCCGGCTCGATGATCGGTTCCGGAATTTTTAGAAAGCCATCGACAATGGCTGAACAATTAATGTCACCGGAACTTTTGATAATTGTTTGGATTGCTGCTGGACTTATAACTTTTATTGGTGCATTATCAAATGCTGAAGTTGCCGGAATGATTGAAGCAACTGGCGGACAATATGTTTATTTCAGAAAAATGTATGGAGAATTTACTTCTTTCATTTATGGCTGGTCGGTTCTTTCTGTAATTCAAACCGGAAGTCAGGCAGCAATTGCTTATGTTTTCGGAGAATATCTTTGCTACTTCATAAAATTTCCACCGCTACCGGAATCAATTTCAAGCTTCACTTTGTTTATGCCTTTGGTTGGCAACATTCATCCATTTGCAGAATGGGGACCGAAACTTCTTGCAATCTTATGTATTCTTTTTCTTTCCGGAATAAATTATATCGGAGTTTATTTTGGTGGATTAGTTCAAACAATTGTTACGTTCGTAAAAATTGGTGTGATGATTTTTCTTTCTCTGGCATTATTCATTTTCGGTGATGGCAGTTTATCAAATCTGAGTTCCGGTTTTTCAATTTCACCTGAAACCTCAGCAAATCTTGTAGCTTTAATTGGATTATCACTTTCAGGTGCTTTCTGGGCTTATGATGGATGGAATAATGTTACATTTATTTCCGGCGAAGTAAAAAATCCACAGAGAAATATTCCGCTCAGTTTATTGTACGGTACTCTGATTGTTATAATTGTGTATGTATTAATTAATTTAGCCTACCTTTATGTAATGCCAATTGAAGAGATTGCAAATTCTCCATTAGTAGCAGCAGCGGCAGCAGAAAAAATATTTGGGAAAAATGGCGGAGCGATAATTTCTATTGCAGTAATCATATCAACGTTCGGTGCTGCGAACGGTAGCTTAATGGCAAGTGCAAGAGTTCCTTTTGCGATGGCTCGGGAGAAAATGTTTTTCAACTATCTTGGCAAAGTGCATCCACGTTTTGCAACACCACATACATCACTTGTTGTACAGGGAATAGTTTCAAGTCTTCTCGTTCTATCGGGTTCATTTGATACAATAACTGACTATGTAATTTTCGCGACCTGGTTTTTTTATATGCTCACTGCGTTTGGTGTTATTGTGCTGAGAAAAAAAATGCCGGATGTACCACGACCATATAAAGTGATTGGATATCCTTACACAATCTGGTTCTTTGTCATCTTCTCATTTGTGTTTCTGGTGAATTCAATTATCTCTGATTCAGAAAATGCAGCAATGGGTATGCTGCTGATTATGACCGGATTACCTCTTTATTTCTTCTGGAAATATTTTAGAAAGAATTAA
- a CDS encoding alpha-amylase, whose protein sequence is MCKKFIRNLTYVFCLLFISLNTSAQNFTPPEWSYNKSIYEVNLRQFTAQGNIKSFQEHLPRLKELEAGILWFMPIHPIGEKNRKGTLGSYYSVKDFKAVNPEFGSLEDFKNMVQLIHKMGMYVIIDWVANHTSWDNHWIIEHPDFYTTDSLGNIISPNPDWTDVADLNYHNGQLREAMIDALKFWVEECDIDGYRCDVAGMIPIDFWIEARTELEQIKNVFMLAEWDTPEMHLAFDMTYDWGTLNVMNGIAKKEKSVVDLIAHLNKNELEFPENAFRMQFTSNHDENSWNGTVFERLGDGAETFAVLTCLIPDMPLVYTGQEAGNNKRLSFFEKDIVDWKEHPMFNIYSKLLQLKKVNKALWNGIEGGEMIYAECSDDKSVLAFTRSNNEDKIFAVFNLTNNTAEVDISGENMQGSFRNYFSGKLETFSERESFKLNPWEYRLYIR, encoded by the coding sequence ATGTGTAAAAAATTTATCCGGAATCTGACTTATGTATTTTGCTTATTATTTATTTCGCTCAATACTTCTGCGCAAAATTTTACTCCGCCTGAATGGAGTTATAACAAATCTATATATGAAGTAAACCTACGACAATTTACTGCACAGGGAAATATTAAATCATTCCAGGAACATTTACCAAGACTAAAAGAACTTGAAGCAGGCATATTGTGGTTTATGCCTATTCATCCTATCGGCGAAAAAAACAGGAAAGGAACGCTTGGAAGTTATTATTCTGTAAAAGATTTTAAAGCTGTTAATCCGGAGTTTGGATCTCTGGAAGATTTTAAAAACATGGTTCAGTTGATTCACAAAATGGGTATGTATGTCATTATCGACTGGGTTGCTAATCACACTTCCTGGGATAATCATTGGATTATTGAACACCCGGATTTTTATACTACTGATTCTCTGGGAAATATTATCTCACCAAATCCTGATTGGACAGATGTGGCTGACCTAAATTACCACAACGGACAACTCCGGGAAGCAATGATCGATGCATTAAAATTCTGGGTTGAAGAATGTGATATAGATGGATACAGGTGTGATGTTGCAGGAATGATTCCAATCGATTTCTGGATTGAAGCAAGAACTGAACTGGAGCAAATCAAAAATGTTTTTATGCTTGCTGAATGGGATACACCTGAAATGCATCTTGCATTCGATATGACATATGATTGGGGTACGCTTAATGTAATGAATGGTATAGCAAAAAAAGAAAAGTCGGTAGTAGATTTAATTGCTCATCTAAATAAAAATGAATTGGAATTTCCTGAGAATGCATTCAGGATGCAATTCACTTCAAATCATGATGAGAATAGCTGGAACGGAACTGTGTTCGAAAGGCTCGGTGATGGAGCAGAAACATTTGCAGTTTTGACTTGTCTTATTCCTGATATGCCACTGGTTTACACAGGACAGGAAGCAGGAAATAATAAGCGACTCAGTTTTTTTGAAAAAGATATCGTTGACTGGAAAGAACATCCAATGTTCAATATTTATTCAAAATTACTCCAATTAAAAAAGGTTAACAAAGCTCTCTGGAATGGAATAGAAGGTGGTGAAATGATATATGCCGAGTGCAGCGATGATAAAAGTGTACTTGCTTTCACAAGAAGCAATAATGAAGATAAAATATTCGCGGTTTTTAATCTTACAAATAATACTGCTGAAGTTGATATAAGCGGAGAGAACATGCAAGGTTCATTCAGAAACTATTTCTCCGGAAAACTTGAGACATTTTCTGAAAGAGAATCGTTTAAATTAAATCCCTGGGAATACAGACTATATATCAGATAA